Genomic window (Sulfurimonas sp.):
GTAGCAAGTTTTAAAATACTTACAACATCATCACTATTTTGAGCCTTTATAACTATCTTTGGTATAAGTCTGTAAAAGGAAGCATCTGTACCAAATGCAAGTAGATGTAATTTCTGTGTAAAAACATACTCTTTAGAAATCGTTTTGATAATTTCATCATAAAAAAGTTGATATTTTGTTTCTAACATTTTTTCTCCTTATATCAACTTCTCAAATACTCTAATCTTCTCTTCTTTCACTTTGTAATCTGATAGGTGTTTATGAACCAATTTCCAAAAATCCTTAGAGTGATTTTGATAAGTTATGTGAGCTAATTCGTGTATAACAACATACTCAATTAATGATGAAGATAGTTTTACAAGATGATAGTTAAATGAGATACGATTAGTTGAACTGCAACTTCCCCATCTATTTTTTGAGTATCTAAAACTTATGTGTTCTGGTAGAACTTGCATAGTCTTAGCCCACTTTTTTGTTAGTGGTATTATTTTGTCTATCGCTTTTTGCTTGTAAAAGTTTTCAATAGCATTATGAAGCTCAACATCACTACATTTTAATGGTATTGTTATATGAAACTTGGAGTGAGTGAAATTTATAGTAACAGTGTCGGCATCTTCATCTTTAAGCATATTTACATAGTAGCTCTTACCCATATAGTAAAGCCTTGAACCAGTTGTTATATCTTTATTGACTGCTATTGATTTAAATATATCAAGCTTCTTGCTTATCCAAGCTGATTTATTACTAACCATCTTGTTTATATCTTCTACGGGGGTAGTATCATTTGTTTTGACAAGCACTCCATCAGTATCAACATGAATATATGTATTTTTTAGTTTAGTTTTTCTCTTTATATAAAATACAATATTTTTAGTTCCATACTCTATACTATGCATTTGTTTCTACCAACTTAGCCACTATATCTTTTGAGAGTTTTTTATCCACTTTATACTTAGCAAGTATCGGCTTGATAGAGTTCCTCATCTCTTTTTGAGCATCACTTTGAGTCAGTATTGCTTTTTTATTTAACCACTCATCAAGAGTATCAAATATCTCAAGTGTTAGCTCAGTTGCTTCATCACTTAACTCTGTAACTAAGTCATAAACTACAAGTTGCTTCTCATCACTTAAACCACTATTATTATGTCTATTTTTATGGCGATTGATTATCACTTGCATATCACTAAACAAATCTATAATAGCCTGCTTTCGGTCTACCTTAGCATCTATTAATTTTCTCTCCAATAACTCTGAAAGTTCAAGTGCTAACGCTGGATTTTTTTCTTCATTTGCTTTTATAATTGCTTTTGCTTTATCAAGTGGGTTATGTTTTCCCTCTCTTGTAAGTTCTGCTTGAAACTGTTTATAGTCTGTAATATCAATAGGTGCTTTAAGTAGATATTCTATCCCATTAGCTCTAAGGTGTTCATCTAAAATCATTTGTAACTTTTTAGAATCTTCACGAGTAATCTTCTCTTTAGAATCTCTAACTATCATCTTTATTTCATTAAATAGTTTAAAATCATAATCATATCTTGTTGCAAAAGGGTCTGGAAGAACTATGTTCATTGATTTGTTAAAATCACTTACAAGCTCTTTGAATTTATCTTTTATATCTTGTGGCTTTAAGTGGGTTAGAGCTTGAAGTATAAAATCATCTCTTTCATTTTCTCTATTTTTCTTAACTGACTTGAAATAATCAACCATCTTTGTGTGTCTATTTTCAAGTGTAGTTTTTTCACTCTCTATATCTACCATAACATCACACGGGTTTAAATCTCCACTAAATATTTCAAGAGCATCTACGAGGTATTTAGTTATTCCTACAAAATCAACTACATACCCAGCATTTTTACCTTTACGAGTTCTATTCACTCTTGCTATTGCTTGAAGTAGATTATGCTCACGAAGTATCTTATCAACATAAAGAGTTTGAAGTATTGGAGCATCATATCCCGTTAATAACATATCACTTACTATTAAAAAAGCAGTGTTATCAAATTGTCTTTTACCACCACGGCTTTTATCGTTCTCATCTCCAAATGGTAGTTTGAAATCTTCTATCGCTTTTTTTGTATCTGCTTGGGGCGAGGCTAAATCATAAAACTCTTGTGGGTCTTTCTTTGTATCAAAACTCATTATAACTTTTGATTGAAAATTATTAACACCTCGCTCAGCCAATTTATTAAATGCTTTTTTATAAGCTATTGCTTGGTATCTATTGTGACAAACTATCATCGCCTTGAAACCGTCCAAATAGCTCTTATTTTTATAGTGTTCTACAATGCTTTTTGCTATCTCTTGGACTCTACGAGTAGCATTTTTATCAAGGCTCGTTGCTTTGGTTTTTAGTATCGCTTGTTTTTTAGCACTTTCATTTCCAAACGACTTAGCAAACTCAACATCTAAAAGCTCTTTTTCTATGAAGAACTTACTTAGCCCTGTTTCATATAAAATTGGTAGCGTATTACCATCTGCTACTGATTGTTTTATAGTGTACTTGTCTATGTAATCGCCACCATAAAACTCGTGAAGTGTTGATTTGTTTTCTTTGTCTATTGGTGTTCCCGTAAAGGCTATAAACTTAGCATTTGGAAGTGATTGTCTCATATATGAAGCAGTTAGTCCGTATTGGCTTCTGTGGGCTTCATCTATAAGAACGAATATGTTTTCTTTATCACTCAGAACTTCAACTTCTTTTTTCTCTTCTGCTCTCTCTTGGAACTTCTGTATTGTTGAAGTTAAAGTTTTACCATAGCTATCTTTGAGTAGTGTCTTTAAGTGTGAGATTGAATTTGCTTGATGAACATTTGAGAAACCAACTCTGTTAAAAGTACTTCTGATTTGATTATCTAAATCTGTTCTATCTGTTAGAACTAAAATAGTAGGATTATCAAACCCACTTGTAGCAGCTCTTAACTTAGTAGCAAGGTATATCATAGTAATAGATTTACCACTTCCTTGTGTATGCCATACAACACCACCACGGTTTTCATTTTTAAGCCTATCTACTATTTTATTTACAGCTCTAAGTTGTTGGTATCTTGGTAGCTTTTTGATTGTTCTACCCTCAACAACTTCAAAAATTACAAAGTATTTGATGATGTCAAGAAACTTTCTTTTTTCAAAAAGGTTATAGATTAAAATATCTTGTGGTGTTGGTTCATTCTCAAGAAGTTTTATGAGTTCATCAGATGCAACTTCATTGTATTTTGAGTAGAACTTCATATCTGCTTGGATTGTTCCATATAATCCACTTATACGATTAATAGCACTTATGATTTGGTTGTAATGAAATAGTTTTGGAGAGTTAGCTTGGTAGTAGTCTAAATCAGGAATGTCAGATATATCTACCTTTTGATTTTTTGCTTCTATGACTGCTAATGGTAGTCCATTTATAAACACAACTAAATCAGGGATAGAGTTAGCTCTTTCGCCTTTAAACTTCATTTGATTTACTATCAAATACTCATTGTTTTCAAGATTTTTATAGTCTATAAACTTTACAACTCTTGGTTTTGAATCGGTCGTAGGTTTAAGTGATAGTGCATCCGCACGAGTTATGAGCTTATGAATTTGGGAGTTTATCTCCATAAGTGAGCTACCACTTACAGCTAAAATTTTACGGATTATTTTTTGTAGGTTGTTTTCATTTAGCCAAGGGTTTATTCTTTTTAATGAGTTTGTTAATCTATCTTCAAGAACAACTTCATACATTTCGCCCTTGGCATCAAAGTAATCATATTTTAGCTTTTTAAAAAGCTCTATCGCTGGGAGTTCACTTTGTAGGTATTCGCTCATTTTCCTAAACCATTAAGTTTTAAAAGTACCAATAGTTCACTTTCGCTGATACTTTCTTTTTGTGTTTTAGAGTATATATTCATAAGATAAAGGTTGTTTTGTTCATCTATAAAATAATAGATAATTCTAAAACCTCCACTCTTTCCTGTAGGAGTAGAAGAGTTTGCCATTCTAATTTTATAACAATTATTTTGTAGATAAGTACCTGCTTTGGGTTTTTTTCTTAACTCCAAGATAACTTTTCTAATATCATCTTCTAATTTTTTATATTTTTTTGACAATGTTTTAAAATCTTTTCTAAACCCAGCTACTGGCTTAATATCAAAGCTCATCAAGAAACTCTTCTATGGTTTGTAACTCATCTGCCTTTTTAGGGTCATCTAAAACCTCTCTTAGTTCTTTACAAGATGCATCAAAACTTTTGTAAAACGCTTCTGCCTCTTGTTTTTCTATATATGATTTTATAGATTCAATGATAATATCTGTTCTATTTAAGTTATACTCTTTTGTAAATTCATCTATCTGCTCTACTAAATAAACGGGAAGTCTAAGCCCTACTTGTTGTTTTTGAAGTTGTGCTAGTGAGTGCATAGTAAAATCCTTTTAGTATTTTTATATATTAAATTATATACTATTTATATACATAAGTCAAACAGTCCTAACCTCTCCACTCAAAAGCTTCTGTAATAAACCTTTTTTAAGTGTTTCATACTTTTCTTTTTTAGCTCTAAGCACTTCTAACTTTTCATCAGCAGTTAATAATATGTCGGCTATTTGTTTTTGTTCTTTGAGGGGAGGAAAAGGAACTTTTATCTTTTCCAATCCAGAAGAATAAATATGAACAACTGAGCTACCTTGACCAAGTTTTCTTAATTGAAGTCTTACAAAAGTAGAATTTAATTGATATGCCATAAAAAGAGAATTGTAATCTATACTTTTAGATAAAATAACAGTATCCCCTCCAACATATGCTTCAAAATCATCTATAAAAGCAACAGATTTACCAATATCATCAAGAATTTCACCAGACCCTGCGAATAATATATCTCCATTAATTATTTTTTTGCTATTAAGTGCTGATTTTTTATTGATAAAAGATTTTATATTTTTTAATACAATATCATATTCAGTATATATCTCAGCATATCGCATACAAGGTACTCCATCTTTAATTACTTCGTTTTTAGATATACCTTTACCCTTTGAAAATGAACCAATCATCGATAAGGATTTAACTTCCCAACTCTCAGGAATCTTCCCAAGCTCACTATCCTTAAACTCACTATGTCCTATACCTTCACTTAATAGCTTTTGTAGTAGCCCTTTTTTAAGTGTTTGGGCTTTTTCTATCTGAGTAGCAATAGCATCTATCTTGTCATCAGCAGTTGATAAAATATCAGCTATTTTCTCTTGTTCTTTTAGTGGTGGAAGTGGGATTTTTAACTCTTTTATAATTCCTTGACTAATATTTGGTTGTCCTGCTCCCCGTCCTAAACCAATTAGAGTATCTTTAATAAAATAAAAATATTTCCAATAAAAAAATGGACTTGCTAATTTATTATCAAACATAATTGCACAACAAGCTTGGTTAGTGGCACATTCAGTTTTAAGATAAGCCGTTCTACCAATTGTTGCTCCATACATAGCAATTAATAAAGTGTCTATTGGAAATAATTTTGCTGAAGAATTATTAATAGCATCTTCTGTGATTTTTTCTTTTGTTCCATAGATATAACAATCTCTAAGTTCTCCTGTTTTCAACCAATTGATTGTTCCATTTGTAAAATATTCATTTTTACTTCGAGAGGGTGTTCCTCCACTTGTGATTTTTATTGTAATGTCATCTAAATAAACAACCTCCCACTCAACAGGAATAACTCCTATCTCACTATCCTTATAACCATCTTTTATCTTAGTCATTTTTCAGCTCTTTACTTCTAAAGTACTTTCTGCTATAATATCTATACAATTTTCCTTCGGGATCGTCCCTTCTTTTTTAGAGGGGCAAAAATCTTCTTCAAATATTAAATCATGTAATTTCTTTTTTAAACATCTAAAATCATTCTCATTTATTTTGCCTATTTTTTTGATAAATCTTTTAGAACTAAAAAGTTTATGTTGAACAAGCAATGCCGTACTTATCTTTTCATCTAAAAATTTAAACTGAAAGTAAAAACTCCCCTCTCTTAAAGTTGTTGAAAGTGGGATACCTAAAAACATATCGTTGGTGTATCTTTTTAAAACCAAAACAGGTCTTTGAAACTTATCGCCTTTTCCATTTTGTTCAAAACCAATATTTTCACCAATTTTTAACCAAAAAATATCTCTCTCTTTAAAATATACTTTTTTATCTATTTTTTGAGTATTTTGTTTGACATCATTCCAACTGTTTAATTTTAGAGATTTATCATACATATTAAAAACCCAAACTTTTTAAATAACCATTTAACTTACTATCTATCTCTTGTTCTTTTACTTCTAAATCACTAATATCTAGCATTGTAGATTTGATGTCAATAATAACCTCTTCATCACTTGTATCTATGTATCGTGAAATATTTAAGTTGTAATCGTTCTCTTTTATCTCACTCATATCGACAACTCTCATAAATTTATCTATTTCTGTAAGTCCATCATAGCCATCAACTATTTTTTTAATGTTCTCGTTTGTCAAAGTATTTTGATTTTTGCCACTTTTAAATTGGCTTGAAGCATCTATAAACACAACTCTGTTTTGTAGATTTTGAGCTTTGCTTTTGTTTATGA
Coding sequences:
- a CDS encoding SprT family zinc-dependent metalloprotease produces the protein MHSIEYGTKNIVFYIKRKTKLKNTYIHVDTDGVLVKTNDTTPVEDINKMVSNKSAWISKKLDIFKSIAVNKDITTGSRLYYMGKSYYVNMLKDEDADTVTINFTHSKFHITIPLKCSDVELHNAIENFYKQKAIDKIIPLTKKWAKTMQVLPEHISFRYSKNRWGSCSSTNRISFNYHLVKLSSSLIEYVVIHELAHITYQNHSKDFWKLVHKHLSDYKVKEEKIRVFEKLI
- a CDS encoding HsdR family type I site-specific deoxyribonuclease, with protein sequence MSEYLQSELPAIELFKKLKYDYFDAKGEMYEVVLEDRLTNSLKRINPWLNENNLQKIIRKILAVSGSSLMEINSQIHKLITRADALSLKPTTDSKPRVVKFIDYKNLENNEYLIVNQMKFKGERANSIPDLVVFINGLPLAVIEAKNQKVDISDIPDLDYYQANSPKLFHYNQIISAINRISGLYGTIQADMKFYSKYNEVASDELIKLLENEPTPQDILIYNLFEKRKFLDIIKYFVIFEVVEGRTIKKLPRYQQLRAVNKIVDRLKNENRGGVVWHTQGSGKSITMIYLATKLRAATSGFDNPTILVLTDRTDLDNQIRSTFNRVGFSNVHQANSISHLKTLLKDSYGKTLTSTIQKFQERAEEKKEVEVLSDKENIFVLIDEAHRSQYGLTASYMRQSLPNAKFIAFTGTPIDKENKSTLHEFYGGDYIDKYTIKQSVADGNTLPILYETGLSKFFIEKELLDVEFAKSFGNESAKKQAILKTKATSLDKNATRRVQEIAKSIVEHYKNKSYLDGFKAMIVCHNRYQAIAYKKAFNKLAERGVNNFQSKVIMSFDTKKDPQEFYDLASPQADTKKAIEDFKLPFGDENDKSRGGKRQFDNTAFLIVSDMLLTGYDAPILQTLYVDKILREHNLLQAIARVNRTRKGKNAGYVVDFVGITKYLVDALEIFSGDLNPCDVMVDIESEKTTLENRHTKMVDYFKSVKKNRENERDDFILQALTHLKPQDIKDKFKELVSDFNKSMNIVLPDPFATRYDYDFKLFNEIKMIVRDSKEKITREDSKKLQMILDEHLRANGIEYLLKAPIDITDYKQFQAELTREGKHNPLDKAKAIIKANEEKNPALALELSELLERKLIDAKVDRKQAIIDLFSDMQVIINRHKNRHNNSGLSDEKQLVVYDLVTELSDEATELTLEIFDTLDEWLNKKAILTQSDAQKEMRNSIKPILAKYKVDKKLSKDIVAKLVETNA
- a CDS encoding restriction endonuclease subunit S; its protein translation is MTKIKDGYKDSEIGVIPVEWEVVYLDDITIKITSGGTPSRSKNEYFTNGTINWLKTGELRDCYIYGTKEKITEDAINNSSAKLFPIDTLLIAMYGATIGRTAYLKTECATNQACCAIMFDNKLASPFFYWKYFYFIKDTLIGLGRGAGQPNISQGIIKELKIPLPPLKEQEKIADILSTADDKIDAIATQIEKAQTLKKGLLQKLLSEGIGHSEFKDSELGKIPESWEVKSLSMIGSFSKGKGISKNEVIKDGVPCMRYAEIYTEYDIVLKNIKSFINKKSALNSKKIINGDILFAGSGEILDDIGKSVAFIDDFEAYVGGDTVILSKSIDYNSLFMAYQLNSTFVRLQLRKLGQGSSVVHIYSSGLEKIKVPFPPLKEQKQIADILLTADEKLEVLRAKKEKYETLKKGLLQKLLSGEVRTV
- a CDS encoding type II toxin-antitoxin system PemK/MazF family toxin, with protein sequence MYDKSLKLNSWNDVKQNTQKIDKKVYFKERDIFWLKIGENIGFEQNGKGDKFQRPVLVLKRYTNDMFLGIPLSTTLREGSFYFQFKFLDEKISTALLVQHKLFSSKRFIKKIGKINENDFRCLKKKLHDLIFEEDFCPSKKEGTIPKENCIDIIAESTLEVKS